In Oscillatoria salina IIICB1, the sequence TCCAGTTAAATTTGCCCCAGCTAAATTAGCACCTCGCAAGTCAGCCTCTTCTAAATTAGTATCACTTAAACTAGTACCTTGTAAATCAGCTTGAGCGAGATTCGCACCTTTGAGGTTAGCACCATTAAGATTTGCACCGCGTAAATCAGTACCCCGCAAGTCTACACCTTGTAAATTCACTCCCGACAAATTTGCACCACTCAAAAACGCACCCGCTACAGCAGCTTGAGTTAATTTGGCTCCCATTAAATTAGCACCGCGTAAATTAGCACCGCGTAAATCAGCATGACTCAAATCTGCTTGCATCAAATTAGTACCAACCAAGTTTGTACGCAAATCGGCGGCGATTAATTTCGCACCCAGCAAATTTGCTCCATCTAAACGAGCGGATTTAAGATTCGAGTGGCTCAAATCTGCTCCAACTAAGTTAGCACCTGCGAAGTTAACTTTTTCTAGCTGAGAGTTAGATAAATCTTCATCTTCTAAGTCTGCTCCTGGTAATTGTTTAATTTTTCCCGCCCGAATTGCTTCTATTTCCATTATTTTTCGATCTATCAGAGTCAGCATTTAAGGTTTTTGGTAACTGATTGAGAAAGGTTTTCCCGCAATTTTTATGACTACGATACCTCCTCAAGGACAATTTTTGCCTCTTCACCTACTTCATCCTCAAGTAACCACATTCCTGCCGCAATTTTCGGTTGACTGGCTTCGATACTCATTCCTTGCTGCATTCCCATGACTAACAAGGATAAAGCGTCAACCAGCTTGGGATCGAATGTTTTCGCTGCTTGTTGCTGACACTCAGCAAGGGCTTGAGCGAGGGGCTTGTCTTGGTTATCGTCTTGTTTATAAACGGTGACGAGATGTTGAAATTCTGCAACTAAACCGAGAATGCGAGATTCGAGAGGAATGCGATCGTAAGTTAAACCTAAAGGTGTACCGGAGCCGTCCCAATGTTCGCCTTGATGGGTGATAATGTGGGCGATCGCTTTCATTCTCGGCATGATCCGCAATGCTTCTACACTGGGTACTAACCGACAGCAGGGAGCCTGGTTTTCTTCTTCCGAAACCTGTTTGACTAAAGAAGGAGCCAAACGGTGCAGAAAACCTGCTAACCGCAAGCGCTTGATTTGCCACGCAGGTAAGTCTAAAATTTGTCCCATCGCTTCTGCTAGCCCTGCGACTTCCGCCGCCGCCATTGGATTAATCGCATCAGCTTGATCGATCAGTTGCGCCATGCGTAAAAATGCTTGTGTCTCATTCGAGACTAAGTTATCGTCTAATTCCCTGGAAAAAGGAACTGAAAATGGCTCGGCTAAATTTTCTTGACTGGTTTGTAGGTACTCTACCACTCGCGAAACTACTTTACCTAAATCGTCGCGTTGATGAGAGCCAAACTCGGCGGTCATCCCTGTTACTTTTTTTGTTAACTTTTCTTGTAATTCCTGGTCATATTTGCCAATATGTGATAATGCAAGCTCTACAGTTTCCCGAACTAACTTAGGTTCAAATGTCCAGAAACCGTAGAATTTCCGCTCTAAATCCGATTCGGGTTGTCCTTGGCTACCGTAATCAGCTTCAGAAAGTTCTTGACATAAAACCATTGCCGTGTATGTAGGCGAGATAATGATTAAATGCCACTCTTGGGCTACGGGATCGTCTGGTGTCAAACTAACCAGTGCCACGTTATCTTTTTGGCTAGTAGGATGTTCG encodes:
- a CDS encoding DICT sensory domain-containing protein is translated as MLKGSILQRLEAAHKHTTRPLNLGVYYKNTLVALCHALEDYILESQSEPIAIVAFQQGKWYLQEADRYSAIAKKAEAIAIMATPGSGFAEHPTSQKDNVALVSLTPDDPVAQEWHLIIISPTYTAMVLCQELSEADYGSQGQPESDLERKFYGFWTFEPKLVRETVELALSHIGKYDQELQEKLTKKVTGMTAEFGSHQRDDLGKVVSRVVEYLQTSQENLAEPFSVPFSRELDDNLVSNETQAFLRMAQLIDQADAINPMAAAEVAGLAEAMGQILDLPAWQIKRLRLAGFLHRLAPSLVKQVSEEENQAPCCRLVPSVEALRIMPRMKAIAHIITHQGEHWDGSGTPLGLTYDRIPLESRILGLVAEFQHLVTVYKQDDNQDKPLAQALAECQQQAAKTFDPKLVDALSLLVMGMQQGMSIEASQPKIAAGMWLLEDEVGEEAKIVLEEVS
- a CDS encoding pentapeptide repeat-containing protein, with amino-acid sequence MLTLIDRKIMEIEAIRAGKIKQLPGADLEDEDLSNSQLEKVNFAGANLVGADLSHSNLKSARLDGANLLGAKLIAADLRTNLVGTNLMQADLSHADLRGANLRGANLMGAKLTQAAVAGAFLSGANLSGVNLQGVDLRGTDLRGANLNGANLKGANLAQADLQGTSLSDTNLEEADLRGANLAGANLTGANLLCAELEGASIQGANFDRACMLGTSV